One window of Trichomycterus rosablanca isolate fTriRos1 chromosome 2, fTriRos1.hap1, whole genome shotgun sequence genomic DNA carries:
- the LOC134303098 gene encoding GTPase IMAP family member 9-like has product MDQEEWRIVLLGRTGVGKSATGNTILGRNAFRLQRSFYSVTEHSERVEAVIEGNRVRVVDTPGFFYTKLPRDQLAMELGRTVYQSQPGVHALILVFRFDNFTKQEVEIINKLQEVFGEQVTNFVIILFTHAEGVREEEINQERDRNEHLRRVLDQCGGRFHLFNNAEPQNRQQVTELLQKIDRMVQQNEGRFYTNKMYEEAQSLNWWEFWEKKKSLFNSAAGVVAEVGTDSVGVLIAVAVVIILVFLGGNGNS; this is encoded by the coding sequence ATGGACCAGGAGGAATGGAGGATCGTGCTGCTGGGGAGGACTGGTGTTGGGAAGAGTGCAACAGGAAACACCATCCTGGGAAGAAATGCTTTCAGATTACAAAGATCTTTTTACTCTGTAACAGAACACAGTGAACGTGTAGAAGCTGTGATAGAAGGAAACCGTGTACGTGTGGTTGATACACCAGGATTCTTCTACACAAAACTGCCACGAGATCAGTTAGCGATGGAGTTGGGCAGGACTGTTTACCAATCACAACCAGGAGTTCATGCTCTCATTCTGGTTTTCAGATTTGATAATTTCACAAAACAGGAAGTAGAAATAATTAATAAGTTACAGGAGGTTTTTGGTGAACAGGTTACAAATTTTGTGATCATTTTGTTTACTCATGCTGAGGGTGTAAGAGAGGAAGAAATAAATCAGGAAAGAGACAGAAATGAACATCTCAGAAGGGTGTTAGATCAGTGTGGAGGAAGATTTCAcctctttaataatgcagaacCACAGAACAGACAGCAGGTCACTGAACTTCTGCAGAAGATAGACAGGATGGTGCAGCAGAATGAAGGAAGATTTTATACTAATAAGATGTATGAGGAAGCACAGAGCTTAAACTGGTGGGAATTctgggagaaaaaaaagtcattatttAACAGTGCTGCTGGTGTTGTAGCTGAAGTGGGGACTGACTCTGTAGGTGTGCTGATTGCAGTAGCAGTAGTTATTATATTGGTATTTTTAGGAGGTAACGGGAATTCATGA